The DNA window CAACGAAGGCAGTATTGCTGGCAATACCGACATCACCAACGACGGCATTGTTCTCTTCAATCGCGGCGGATCGCTGGCCTACGGCGGAGTGATCAGCGGCACCGGCGGCGTCGGCGTGGACGGAGGGGTCAGCGTGACCCTCAGCGGCACAAACACCTTCACTGGCGCGGTTCAGGTTCTCGACGGCGAGATCATCCTCGGCAGCGCGACCGCCCTACCGGACCTGAGCGGTGTCACCGTTGCGGCCGGCGAGGTTTTCTCCGTGCTGTTCGACGGCACCACCTTCGCCTCATCGGACCTTCCGACCGTTTCCAGCACGGTCAACTTCCTCGATCCGACCGCCTACCTCGGCCTCGATATCACTCCGGGCTCGATCACCCTCGCCGACGCGATCACCGGGCCCCACGGCTTGCAGATGAGCGGCAACGACGCCGACGTGCTGAGCATCGGCGTGGCCCAGACCTACACCGGCAACACCCGGATCTTCCAAGGTCAGATGGACCTGACGGCGAGCGACCAGTTGCCGGCCGGAGCGCTGATGGAAATCGGCGGCGCAGGCATCGCTGAGTTCAACCTGAACGGCTTCAACCAGACGGTGGCCGGACTCCCCGACACGCTCGGTAGCACACGCCGGATCAACAACCGGGGCGCGGGCCCTTCGGTGCTGACCCTCGATGTCCCCGCCGGACAGGAACACATCTACACCGCGAATATCCTCGAGAATGGAAGTACGGTAAGCCTCGTAAAGAACGGTGCGGGCGAGCAGGCCTTCGAGAAGAACGGCTTCGCCAGCTACACCGGGAGCGCGACGGTCAACGGAGGCATCATGCGCTTCCGTTTCCCGACGGATATCGATCCGGCGACCCAGTCGATCACCGCCAACGCGGGAGGCACTTTCGCCATCGATACCGGCTGGGCCCAGGAGTGGCTCACGGCGGACATCGACACGCTGCTGGCCAACGCCACCTTCAACGCGGGGTCGTTCCTCGGATTCCAGACCGACGTCAATTCGGCCGACCTGACCAACGACCTGGCGGGAAGCTTCGGACTCCGGAAGCTGGGTGACTCCGACCTGACCCTGTCGGGCACCAACACCTACACCGGTGCGACGGTGCTGACCGAGGGAGCCCTCGAAATCGACAGCGAGGACCGGCTCGGCACGGCCCCGGGAAGTCCGGCTGCGGACCACATCCTGTTCGATGGCGGAAGTCTCCGGGCGATCGCCCCGCTCGTCATCGATGACGCCAACCGCGGCATCACCGTCGGCACCAACGGCGGGTCGGTCATCTACGGAAGCGTGGCAGTCGACCTCAACGTCCCGATCGCGGGGAGCGGCACGCTTGTGATCGAAAGCGGCAATGTGTTCGTCGGCGACGGCGTGACCCTCGGAGGCACCAACACCTTCGACGGAGCGTTCCGGATGGAGAACGGCGTGCTGGAAGTCGCCTCGGCAAGCCAGCTTCCGGCCAATGCGGAAGTTCAGTTCGGCGGTTCCGGCATTCTTCAGATCGCCGGCAACATCGACGGTGGTGCGGCCGATCTCGAACGCAACGTGGGCGCTGGCGAAGGTGAACTCAACTGGACCAACGGCGGTGGATTCGCCGCCGTCGGTGCCGACCGCACGATCAACATCGGTGGCGCGGGCGCCGACCTCGAATGGGGTGTCGGTGGATTCTTCCCGTCGGTGGATCCGCAGAACTTCGCGCTGTTCTTCGGTTCCCCGTCGGCCACCCACACCGCGATCCTCCAGAACGGGATCATCCTCCCCGATGCGGTGCAGTATTCGATCCGCACGATCGATGGGCCCACGGACGTGGGAGGCCGGGTGGCAGGCGTGATCTCCGGCGCGGGCGGCCTGAACATCCGCGACAACGGAACGCTGTCGCTCAGCGGCACGAACACCTACGCCGGCCCGACCAACATCAACAACACCTCGACCCTGCTGATCGACGGCGACCAGTCGGCGGCGACCGGGCTGATCACGGTGACCGGCGGCGCCACGCTTGGCGGCAGCGGGATCGCGGGCGGTGCTGTGGACGTCGCGGACGGCGGCACGCTTGCTCCGGGTTCGAGCATCGGCACGCTGACGACGGTCGATGTCGTGTTTGCCGACAACTCGATCTTCGAGGTCGAAATCGACAGTTCGGTGCCGAGCGCCGACAAGCTGGTCGTCACCGGCGGCCCGGTGACCATCAACAACAACGTCACGCTCGACCTGAGCGACATCGCGCTGAGCCCGCAGGCGATCAGCCCGGGCACCAAGCTGACGATCATCGACTACACCGGCCAGAGTCTCGGCGGCACCTTCGCCGGTCTCGCCGACGGCGCGACGGTGGCGGTCGGCTCGAACAGCTTCGAGATCGACTACGACGACGGCCAGACGGTCACGCTGACCGCCCTGCTGAGCAATGCCTACGATTCGTGGGTGTCGGCCAACTATCCGGGACTGGTCGGCGGCTTCGATGACGACGACGACAATGACGGCATACCGAACGGCTTCGAGTGGTACTTCTTCAACAGCGATCCGCTGACTCCCGACAACTCGGGAAGCCCGTTGGTCGAAGTGACCAAGACCGGGCCCGGCACCTTCACCTTCGTGCACCGCCGTCCGGTCGACCGCACCGGACTGACCGAGAGCTACGAGTGGTCGGCCGCTCTCGGGGTCTGGACTCCGAGCGGAGGCACCGAGAGCGGGGTGACCGTGACGATGGCTCCGGTGACCGTTGTGGCCGACGGACCGGGCTACGAGCTGGTCACCATTGAGGCGACTGTGAGTCCGGCGTCCGAAGCGAGGATCTTCGCCCGTGTGGAGTTGACCAACCCCTGACGGAGCGATTCATAAAGGCAGCGGCCGCGGGGAAACCCGCGGCCGTTTTTTGTGTGGAAGCATGGCACCGTGATGGACCGCGAGCTTCAGCTCGCCCCGGAACCCCGGTTGGTAGGGACGACCGCCCTACCTCTGACAAAGGACCGCGCGGCTCCGACCGCGCCCCGGAACCCCGGCAGGGAGGGACGATCGCCCTCGGTCGTCCGGGATCCGCCCACTTCTCGCACCGGCGGACAAGCGGGGGCGCTTGTCCCTACCTCACCGGACCGACGGGGCGAGCTGCCGCCGACACATCGGGGGAGCAAGCTCGCGGTCCGATGCGCCACTCCGTACGCCAAACAAGGGATCCGGCATTCCGGATCCCTGCTTGGTTCAAGTCTTTTCAGGCAGCAAGCGGCCACCGACGCTTCACGGCGTCAGGACTTGTAGCGGAGCCGCTTCTTGTGGCGGTTCTGCTTCATGCGCTTCTTGCGCTTGTGCTTGCTGATCTTCGTCTTACGACGCTTTTTGAGCGAGCCCATGGTGGTGTCGGTTCGGGGTTGGTTGGTTGCTAGGAAAGTTTCAGAGGACGAGCTTGTTGAGCGGATACTCGATGATCCCCTCGGCTCCCAGCTGCTTGAGCGCCGGGATAATGTCGCGGACGACTTCCTCGCCCACCACCGTTTCGACCGCCACCCAGCCGCCGTCGGCGAGTTGGGAAATGGTCGGACGGCGCAGCGATGGCAGCGTCTCGAGCAGGACGGACAGCTTGTCCTCGGGAAGGTTCATTTTCAAGCCCACCTTGTCGCGGGCATCGAGCGCGGCCTTCAGAAGCATGCAGATACGCTCCATTTTCTCGCGCTTCCACGGATCCGCAGCGGCCTCGGCGCTGGCGTAGAAGTGCGGGAAGGAAGTCAGCAGGGTGTCGACGATCCGCAGCTTGTTGGCGCGGATGGACGATCCGGTTTCGGTGACGTCGACGATCGCATCGACGAGATCCGGCACTTTCACCTCTGTGGCGCCCCATGAGAACTCGACCTCGGCGTTGATGCCCTTGTCGGCGAGGTAGCGCTTGGTGATGCCGACGCCCTCGGTGGCGATCCGCTTGCCCTCGAGATCCTCGGCCTTCTGGATCGGCGAGTCTTCCGGAACGACCAGCACCCAGCGGGTCGGTCGCACGGTGGCGCGGGAGTAGGGCAGCTCGGCGAGGTCGACCAGCTCGCGGCCGGCTTCGGTCGCCCAGTCGAGACCGGTGATCCCGCAGTCGATGAATCCCTGCCCGATGTACTGGCCGATTTCCTGGGCGCGGATCAGGAAGATATCCAATTCGCTGTCGTCGGACGCCGGCCGGTAGCCGCGCGATGAGACATGGATGTTGTATCCGGCCTTCTCGAACAGATCGAGGGTCGGGTCCTGCAGGCTGCCTTTCGGCAGGGCCAGCTTCAGGGACTTTTCAGTGTTCTCCGGCATCGGGCGGGCGGCGGGGATAGCGGCGGAAACGCCCAAACGCAAGGGAAGTTTTGTGCCGGAGGGGCCGGAATCGGTCAGCGGGAATCCCCGACTTCCTCGCGTTCCAGCAAGGTCCGCACCCGGACCCGCACCGGATGGCCCACCTCATCCTCCGCTGCGGCCCGGAGCCGGGAAACCAAGGCGTCGCCGGCAGCCGCCGGACCGGCCAGCTCGAGCTCCACCAACCGGTCGCCCGCTTCCCGGGTGCGGCGCAGCTTCAGCAGCCGGTAGCCGCCGTTGTCAGCGACCGCCTGCAGCCGCTGCTCGAGCAGCCGCGGCTCGGTGACTTTTCCGACCAAAACGGAGGTCAAGGGCACCGCAAGCCCCGCACAGGCGAGGGCGAGCGTGATGAACAGGCGACGTGCCCAGACGCCGCCCGCCTGCTGGCCGCGGATCCCGGCGAGGTAGAAGTTGCCCGCGGCTCCGAGGACGATGGCCACCACATTGGTGCCGAAAAGCAGCGCCGCGCCGCGTGACGTTTCGGTTTCGCCCAGGGAAAGGCAGATGCCGACGGTCGCGATGGGCGGCACCAGGGCCGCAGCGATCGCCACCCCGGCCAAGGCACCGCTGAGCGACGGCCGGGCGAGGCAGTAGGACGCCGCCACGCCGGAAATGAAGGCGACGCCGAGGTCGAGCAGGGTCGGCTCGCCGCGGGCGGCGAGTTCGCCGGTGAGACCGAAGCCGAGCAGCCGCGCGCCGAATCCGGCGAGGATGCCGATCCCAAGCGCGGCGAAGAATCCCATGAGCACCGCCCATTGGCTGCGCCGCCACAGCGGCCAGTTGCCTTGAACCAGGGCCAGCCCGCCGCCAATCAGCGGAGTCATCAGGGGCGCAACCAGCATCGCCCCGATCACCACCGCGACCGAGTCGGCCAGCAGTCCGAGCGCCGCGATCGAAGTCGCCAGCACCATCAGCGCGGCGAAGTCGAAGGTCCACCGGGCCTTGCCCTCGACCTCGTCGACCAGCGCGACGCGCTCGTCGCGCTCGAGCTGCGGCACCTTCAGCCGCATGAAGCGGCCCAGCGCCTCACGCAATTGGTGGCCCTTCGGCGGCGCCGCGCGGACCACCGCCAGCGCCAGCCCACCCGGACCCCGGAGCAACCGGTCGGGCACCGTGCCGAAAAGCTTGGCCCGCAGGGTGCCGGTATTGCTCGCGCCGATGATGAGAAGCTCGTAGTCGCCGCCCTCGGCTTCCTTGCGGATCTCGTCCGAAACCTTTTCTCCCAAGGCCACCTTGCAGGTCACCGCGTCGGGATCCACCCCGGCGCGCTTGATCGCTTTCTTGAGGAGACGTTCCCCCACTTCCCGCGAGACCTCATCGACGTCCGGCTCGACGAAGAACGCGGTGGCCCCCTGCCCTGCCAGCTTTTCGGCGAGCCGCAGCGCCGCCCGCGAGTGAGGCCCGCCGGCGCACGGCACCAGCACCTTCCCGGCCCAGTCGCGGTTTTCCTCCGGCAACCGTAGTACTCCGACCGCACAGCGGGCCTGATCGAAGACCGCTCGCGACAACCGGCGCTCGGGAGAGTCGTTGTCGCCACGGCCCGAGTTGTGTTTGCCGATGAGCATGAACTTGGCCTGAACCGAAGCCTCAGCGAGAGCTCCGGCAGCGTTCTCCATGCGCACCCTTCCCCAGCGTTCATCTTGTTCCAGTCCGTCGAGAA is part of the Haloferula helveola genome and encodes:
- a CDS encoding beta strand repeat-containing protein → MKFNRSESFASDAHVTRLALLACAASCASLHAQLTWDPDLAGSPFGGAGVWDTTTANWWDGGANAVWDNSGATEGVFADAGGEVTLATGAGITVGDLTLNAGLGSAVVLKAETDNEGITVLDGSTWALNDNVLTFTNDQANDTTLSMAALSTLTVTGTGTFNTGVNPNGADWSVANANLVIDGPITVRGPANTIGQFGVVSMADGSAFRYERNTNQTFANNWILPSGNVTFSRQWNERFATYSGAISGSGGITVNTLGLGSSVFTGANSFTGKVVINGNMTINGDGALGAVPGAPVADQLSLDGGELAVNAGTVIPANRGVTIGAGGGTFRAGGGTIDVDSIITGAGNLELLGSSGIALNGVNTHTGTTTIDGITVNINDESALGTAPGSPVADSLTLRNGAVLFLGATSSLDSNRGITLDGGGSLIISNSPKSYGGTITGTGGFQIGRDDGFANVLTLNSDTSDYTDGTRIRKGRLALGIDEALPSDTVVTIGGNGGSNSKLYLEGHTQTIGGLDTSGSNTRQVVNFDTNAAPGSGGPAGNLIIDVADGESYVFGSNFGVNVNQDKGNFNVTKNGPGTQELSNIQIAGDVTVNDGILVFGGGPNAIANDITVNGGVLAIEGDADANSYTVGASGVLSIGDGNGNEGSIAGNTDITNDGIVLFNRGGSLAYGGVISGTGGVGVDGGVSVTLSGTNTFTGAVQVLDGEIILGSATALPDLSGVTVAAGEVFSVLFDGTTFASSDLPTVSSTVNFLDPTAYLGLDITPGSITLADAITGPHGLQMSGNDADVLSIGVAQTYTGNTRIFQGQMDLTASDQLPAGALMEIGGAGIAEFNLNGFNQTVAGLPDTLGSTRRINNRGAGPSVLTLDVPAGQEHIYTANILENGSTVSLVKNGAGEQAFEKNGFASYTGSATVNGGIMRFRFPTDIDPATQSITANAGGTFAIDTGWAQEWLTADIDTLLANATFNAGSFLGFQTDVNSADLTNDLAGSFGLRKLGDSDLTLSGTNTYTGATVLTEGALEIDSEDRLGTAPGSPAADHILFDGGSLRAIAPLVIDDANRGITVGTNGGSVIYGSVAVDLNVPIAGSGTLVIESGNVFVGDGVTLGGTNTFDGAFRMENGVLEVASASQLPANAEVQFGGSGILQIAGNIDGGAADLERNVGAGEGELNWTNGGGFAAVGADRTINIGGAGADLEWGVGGFFPSVDPQNFALFFGSPSATHTAILQNGIILPDAVQYSIRTIDGPTDVGGRVAGVISGAGGLNIRDNGTLSLSGTNTYAGPTNINNTSTLLIDGDQSAATGLITVTGGATLGGSGIAGGAVDVADGGTLAPGSSIGTLTTVDVVFADNSIFEVEIDSSVPSADKLVVTGGPVTINNNVTLDLSDIALSPQAISPGTKLTIIDYTGQSLGGTFAGLADGATVAVGSNSFEIDYDDGQTVTLTALLSNAYDSWVSANYPGLVGGFDDDDDNDGIPNGFEWYFFNSDPLTPDNSGSPLVEVTKTGPGTFTFVHRRPVDRTGLTESYEWSAALGVWTPSGGTESGVTVTMAPVTVVADGPGYELVTIEATVSPASEARIFARVELTNP
- a CDS encoding AURKAIP1/COX24 domain-containing protein — encoded protein: MGSLKKRRKTKISKHKRKKRMKQNRHKKRLRYKS
- the hisG gene encoding ATP phosphoribosyltransferase, coding for MPENTEKSLKLALPKGSLQDPTLDLFEKAGYNIHVSSRGYRPASDDSELDIFLIRAQEIGQYIGQGFIDCGITGLDWATEAGRELVDLAELPYSRATVRPTRWVLVVPEDSPIQKAEDLEGKRIATEGVGITKRYLADKGINAEVEFSWGATEVKVPDLVDAIVDVTETGSSIRANKLRIVDTLLTSFPHFYASAEAAADPWKREKMERICMLLKAALDARDKVGLKMNLPEDKLSVLLETLPSLRRPTISQLADGGWVAVETVVGEEVVRDIIPALKQLGAEGIIEYPLNKLVL
- a CDS encoding DUF389 domain-containing protein translates to MPLLLVIRYPEEGPGLMAWGRRAAMALEEPMEVVVCDPEGPQEGIGWEEERGERPVFLDGLEQDERWGRVRMENAAGALAEASVQAKFMLIGKHNSGRGDNDSPERRLSRAVFDQARCAVGVLRLPEENRDWAGKVLVPCAGGPHSRAALRLAEKLAGQGATAFFVEPDVDEVSREVGERLLKKAIKRAGVDPDAVTCKVALGEKVSDEIRKEAEGGDYELLIIGASNTGTLRAKLFGTVPDRLLRGPGGLALAVVRAAPPKGHQLREALGRFMRLKVPQLERDERVALVDEVEGKARWTFDFAALMVLATSIAALGLLADSVAVVIGAMLVAPLMTPLIGGGLALVQGNWPLWRRSQWAVLMGFFAALGIGILAGFGARLLGFGLTGELAARGEPTLLDLGVAFISGVAASYCLARPSLSGALAGVAIAAALVPPIATVGICLSLGETETSRGAALLFGTNVVAIVLGAAGNFYLAGIRGQQAGGVWARRLFITLALACAGLAVPLTSVLVGKVTEPRLLEQRLQAVADNGGYRLLKLRRTREAGDRLVELELAGPAAAGDALVSRLRAAAEDEVGHPVRVRVRTLLEREEVGDSR